A window from Citrus sinensis cultivar Valencia sweet orange chromosome 5, DVS_A1.0, whole genome shotgun sequence encodes these proteins:
- the LOC102618031 gene encoding uncharacterized protein LOC102618031 — protein MQKLMRLNPKGPLLCSCNPSFSSFTFNPRRLIMHSTAACTPSFSTDAFATLARKSTLSAGFYARCSLKMPPPPRSWVVMREGRAWFHTAAGEGVKAAGSESQKEKSEDKTSSSVKVSRRRGGGAGTAPGLVGNPDLLTIPGVGPRNLRKLVDNGIGDVAELKQLYKDKFWEASQKMIEYLQSSVGIIHKNHAESITTFIKDSVDEELKDSNSDDKPAPKKRITFCVEGNISVGKTTFLQRIANETLELRDLVEIVPEPIDKWQDVGPDHFNILGAYYDAPERYAYTFQNYVFVTRVMQERESSGGIKPLRLMERSVFSDRMVFVRAVHEAKYMNEMEISIYDSWFDPVVSVLPGLIPDGFIYLRASPDTCHKRMMLRKRAEEGGVSLDYLRSLHEKHENWLFPFESGNHGVLAVSKLPLHIDNGLHPDIRDRVFYLDGPHMHSSIQKVPALVLDCEPNIDFSRDIDLKRQYARQVAEFFEFVKKKKEDQSAEECAATSNQAKVLLPHKGGFWLPDGKHFPESALKSLDLRRAMSVMSGQ, from the exons ATGCAGAAGCTCATGCGACTAAACCCAAAAGGGCCCCTTCTCTGCTCTTGTAACccttccttttcttctttcactTTTAACCCCAGAAGGCTTATAATGCATTCCACCGCCGCCTGTACGCCTTCTTTCTCCACCGACGCTTTTGCCACCTTGGCTCGCAAATCCACTCTTTCTGCTGGGTTTTACGCCCGGTGTTCCCTCAAAATGCCGCCGCCTCCTCGGTCGTGGGTGGTGATGAGGGAGGGCAGGGCGTGGTTCCATACGGCCGCCGGTGAGGGAGTGAAGGCTGCTGGGTCTGAGTCTCAGAAGGAAAAGAGTGAAGATAAGACTAGCAGCAGTGTCAAAGTCAGTAGAAGGCGCGGCGGTGGTGCCGGTACCGCTCCTGGGTTGGTGGGCAATCCGGACTTGTTGACTATTCCGGGAGTGGGGCCGAGGAATTTGAGGAAGCTTGTGGATAATGGGATTGGAGATGTTGCTGAACTCAAGCAACTGTACAAGGACAAG TTTTGGGAGGCTAGTCAGAAGATGATTGAGTATTTACAGAGTTCCGTGGggattattcataaaaatcatGCTGAGAGTATTACAACTTTCATCAAAGACAGTGTGGATGAGGAACTAAAGGATTCAAACTCAGATGATAAGCCTGctccaaagaaaagaatcaCTTTCTGTGTTGAGGGGAATATTAGTGTCGGGAAGACAACTTTCCTTCAGAGAATTGCAAATGAAACACTTGAGCTGCGTGACCTTGTTGAGATAGTACCAGAACCCATTGATAAGTGGCAGGATGTTGGCCCTGATCACTTCAACATATTGGGTGCTTACTATGACGCGCCTGAAAGGTATGCCTATACGTTCCAGAATTATGTTTTTGTTACAAGGGTTATGCAGGAGAGGGAGTCATCTGGTGGAATTAAGCCACTTAGATTGATGGAGAGGAGCGTTTTCAGTGACAGAATG GTATTTGTCCGAGCTGTCCATGaagcaaaatatatgaatgaaaTGGAGATCAGCATCTATGACTCCTGGTTCGATCCTGTTGTATCTGTCTTGCCTGGGCTTATTCCAGATGGTTTCATCTATCTTAGGGCAAGTCCTGATACTTGTCATAAGAGAATGATGCTACGGAAGAGAGCCGAAGAGGGTGGGGTCAGTCTGGACTACCTCCGCTCCTTACATGAAAAGCATGAGAACTGGCTTTTCCCATTTGAAAGTGGTAATCACGGTGTATTAGCTGTTAGTAAGCTTCCGCTGCACATCGACAACGGTTTACACCCTGACATAAGAGATCGAGTGTTCTACTTGGACGGTCCACATATGCATTCCAGCATTCAGAAG GTTCCTGCTTTGGTTCTTGACTGTGAACCCAACATCGATTTCAGCAGAGATATTGATTTAAAGAGACA GTATGCGCGCCAAGTAGCTGAGTTTTTCGAATttgtgaagaaaaagaaagaagatcaATCTGCTGAAGAATGTGCTGCAACGAGTAACCAAGCCAAGGTCTTGCTACCTCATAAAGGTGGATTCTGGTTACCAGATGGAAAACATTTCCCAGAATCAGCCCTCAAATCTCTAGATCTCAGACGAGCTATGTCGGTCATGTCCGGGCAGTAA